From Bacillus basilensis, a single genomic window includes:
- a CDS encoding GNAT family N-acetyltransferase — translation MKNVTKASINDLDSIVHIDIDVIGNDSRRNYIKHTIDEERCVILKEDNSISGFLTYDTSFFDCTFLSLIIVSPAKRRRGYASSLLSYMLSHSPTQKIFSSTNESNESMQKVFSANGFIRSGIIENLDEGDPEIIFYTKKLRV, via the coding sequence TTGAAGAACGTAACAAAAGCTTCTATCAATGATTTAGATTCAATCGTACATATAGATATTGATGTAATCGGAAATGATAGCAGACGAAATTATATTAAGCACACTATTGATGAGGAACGATGCGTCATCTTAAAAGAAGATAATTCTATTTCCGGTTTTCTAACATACGATACAAGTTTCTTTGATTGTACTTTCCTCTCATTAATCATTGTTTCGCCAGCAAAAAGAAGACGAGGCTATGCAAGCTCGTTACTCTCATATATGTTAAGTCATTCTCCTACTCAAAAAATATTTTCTTCAACGAACGAATCAAATGAAAGTATGCAAAAAGTTTTTAGTGCGAACGGTTTTATACGTAGTGGCATAATTGAAAATTTAGATGAAGGTGATCCAGAGATTATTTTCTACACAAAAAAGCTCAGAGTATAA
- the leuS gene encoding leucine--tRNA ligase, translating to MSFNHQEVEKKWQGYWEENKTFRTPDETEKPKFYALDMFPYPSGAGLHVGHPEGYTATDILSRMKRMQGYNVLHPMGWDAFGLPAEQYALDTGNSPAEFTEHNINTFRNQIKSLGFSYDWDREVNTTDPNYYKWTQWIFLKLFEKGLAYVDEVPVNWCPALGTVLANEEIIDGKSERGGHPVERRPMRQWMLKITAYGDRLLEDLDELDWPESLKDMQRNWIGRSEGAEVHFNIDGTDEKFTVFTTRPDTLFGASYCVLAPEHALVADITTVEQKEAVEAYINSVKMKSDLERTELAKEKTGVFTGAYAVNPVNGEKLPIWIADYVLATYGTGAVMAVPAHDERDYEFASTFNLPMKEVVKGGDITKEAYTGDGAHVNSAFLDGLNKEEAIAKMIEWLEVTSAGNQKVTYRLRDWLFSRQRYWGEPIPVIHWEDGTMTAVKEEELPLVLPKTENIRPSGTGESPLANIDEWVNVVDPETGKKGRRETNTMPQWAGSCWYYLRYIDPNNSEALVDPEKVKQWLPVDIYIGGAEHAVLHLLYARFWHKVLYDIGVVPTKEPFQQLFNQGMILGENNEKMSKSKGNVVNPDDIVASHGADTLRLYEMFMGPLDASIAWSENGLDGARRFLDRVWRLFVQDNGELSEKITDAPNKELEKAYHQTVKKVTEDYAELRFNTAISQMMVFINDAYKAETLPKEYVEGFVKMIAPVAPHIGEELWSKLGYNETITYASWPTFDESKLVEDEVEIVVQIMGKVRAKLTMSKDASKDEMEKLALEAIQDQIEGKTVRKVIVVPGKLVNVVAN from the coding sequence ATGAGCTTTAATCATCAAGAAGTTGAGAAGAAGTGGCAAGGGTACTGGGAAGAGAATAAAACATTCCGTACGCCAGATGAAACAGAAAAACCAAAATTTTATGCACTAGATATGTTCCCATATCCATCAGGTGCAGGTCTACACGTAGGACATCCAGAAGGTTATACAGCGACAGATATTTTATCTCGTATGAAGCGTATGCAAGGATATAACGTTCTTCATCCAATGGGATGGGATGCATTCGGTCTTCCAGCAGAGCAATATGCACTTGATACTGGAAACAGCCCAGCAGAATTTACAGAGCATAATATTAATACGTTCCGTAACCAAATTAAATCATTAGGTTTCTCTTACGATTGGGACCGTGAAGTAAATACAACAGATCCAAACTACTACAAGTGGACACAATGGATCTTCCTAAAACTATTTGAAAAAGGCTTAGCTTACGTTGATGAAGTACCTGTAAACTGGTGTCCAGCACTTGGTACAGTACTTGCAAACGAAGAAATCATTGATGGTAAGAGTGAGCGCGGTGGACATCCAGTTGAGCGTCGTCCGATGAGACAGTGGATGTTAAAAATTACAGCTTACGGAGATCGTCTATTAGAAGATCTAGATGAGCTTGATTGGCCAGAAAGCTTAAAAGATATGCAACGTAACTGGATCGGTCGTTCTGAAGGTGCAGAAGTACACTTCAACATCGATGGTACAGATGAGAAATTCACAGTTTTCACAACGCGTCCTGATACACTATTTGGCGCAAGCTACTGTGTACTTGCTCCAGAACATGCACTTGTTGCTGACATTACAACTGTTGAGCAAAAAGAAGCTGTAGAAGCTTACATTAATTCTGTAAAAATGAAGAGTGATTTAGAGCGTACAGAACTTGCGAAAGAAAAAACTGGTGTATTCACTGGTGCTTACGCAGTTAACCCAGTAAATGGTGAGAAATTGCCAATCTGGATTGCTGATTACGTTCTTGCAACTTACGGAACAGGTGCTGTAATGGCGGTTCCAGCTCACGATGAGCGTGACTATGAATTCGCATCAACGTTCAACCTTCCAATGAAGGAAGTTGTAAAAGGCGGAGACATTACGAAAGAAGCATACACAGGTGATGGTGCTCACGTAAACTCAGCATTCCTTGATGGATTAAATAAAGAAGAAGCAATCGCAAAAATGATTGAATGGCTTGAAGTAACGAGCGCAGGAAATCAAAAAGTAACGTACCGTCTACGTGACTGGTTATTCAGCCGTCAACGTTACTGGGGTGAGCCAATTCCAGTAATCCACTGGGAAGATGGCACAATGACAGCTGTGAAAGAAGAAGAATTACCATTAGTTCTTCCGAAAACAGAAAACATCCGTCCTTCAGGTACTGGTGAATCACCACTTGCTAACATTGACGAGTGGGTAAATGTTGTAGATCCTGAGACTGGTAAAAAAGGTCGTCGTGAAACGAACACAATGCCACAATGGGCTGGTAGCTGCTGGTATTACCTACGTTACATCGATCCAAACAATAGCGAAGCACTTGTAGATCCTGAAAAAGTAAAACAATGGCTTCCAGTTGATATTTATATTGGCGGTGCAGAGCATGCTGTACTTCACTTACTATATGCTCGTTTCTGGCACAAAGTATTATACGATATCGGTGTAGTTCCAACGAAAGAGCCATTCCAACAATTATTTAACCAAGGTATGATTCTAGGTGAAAACAACGAGAAAATGAGTAAATCAAAAGGTAACGTTGTAAACCCAGATGATATCGTAGCAAGCCACGGTGCAGATACACTTCGTCTATACGAAATGTTCATGGGACCATTAGATGCTTCAATCGCTTGGTCTGAAAATGGTCTTGACGGAGCTCGTCGTTTCCTAGACCGCGTATGGCGCCTATTTGTTCAAGATAACGGTGAATTAAGCGAGAAAATTACTGATGCACCAAATAAAGAACTTGAAAAAGCTTACCACCAAACAGTGAAGAAAGTAACAGAAGACTATGCAGAGCTTCGCTTCAACACAGCGATTTCTCAAATGATGGTATTCATCAACGATGCATACAAAGCTGAAACACTTCCGAAAGAATATGTAGAAGGTTTCGTAAAAATGATTGCACCAGTTGCACCTCACATCGGGGAAGAGCTATGGAGCAAGCTTGGTTACAATGAAACAATCACATATGCAAGCTGGCCAACATTTGATGAGTCTAAACTTGTAGAAGATGAAGTTGAAATCGTTGTTCAAATTATGGGCAAAGTTCGCGCAAAACTAACAATGAGTAAAGATGCATCAAAAGACGAAATGGAAAAACTTGCACTTGAAGCAATTCAAGACCAAATTGAAGGGAAAACAGTTCGTAAAGTAATTGTTGTTCCTGGCAAACTTGTTAACGTTGTTGCAAACTAA
- a CDS encoding MFS transporter codes for MPRKVWLLVAGMIINVTGASFLWPFNTIYLHDHLGKSLSVAGMVLMINSLTGVIGNLLGGVLFDKWGGYKSTLVGIVITLVSILGLVFFHGWPLYVVWLALIGFGSGMVFPSMYAMVGTVWPEGGRRAFNAMYVGQNVGIAIGTACGGLVASYRFDYIFLANFILYFVFFLIAFIGFRGMEDKKEPGAQKEGETEKGWSLTPGFKALLIVCVAYALCWVTYVQWQGAIATHMQELNISLRHYSLLWTINGAMIVCAQPLVSMLIRWMKRSLKQQIMIGIFIFAASFVVLSQAQQFTMFLVAMVTLTIGELFVWPAVPTIANILAPKDKLGFYQGVVNSAATVGKMFGPVVGGAIVDLYNMEVLFIAIMVMLVVALIATSIYDKRVKVEETVEEKVAV; via the coding sequence ATGCCAAGGAAAGTATGGCTATTAGTAGCTGGGATGATTATTAATGTCACGGGTGCTTCTTTTTTATGGCCTTTTAATACAATTTATTTGCATGATCACCTAGGGAAATCTTTATCTGTAGCCGGAATGGTATTAATGATCAACTCGCTTACTGGTGTAATCGGAAACTTGCTCGGCGGTGTTTTATTTGATAAATGGGGCGGTTATAAATCAACTTTAGTAGGGATTGTGATTACACTTGTATCGATTTTAGGTCTTGTGTTCTTCCACGGTTGGCCTTTATACGTTGTATGGCTAGCGTTAATCGGTTTTGGTTCTGGAATGGTCTTCCCATCGATGTATGCGATGGTTGGTACGGTTTGGCCAGAGGGCGGAAGACGAGCATTTAATGCGATGTATGTTGGACAAAACGTTGGTATTGCGATCGGAACAGCTTGTGGTGGATTAGTTGCATCGTATCGTTTTGATTATATTTTCTTAGCGAACTTTATTTTATACTTTGTTTTCTTCTTAATTGCTTTTATTGGATTCCGTGGTATGGAAGACAAGAAAGAGCCAGGAGCGCAAAAAGAAGGCGAAACGGAAAAAGGCTGGTCACTTACACCAGGATTCAAAGCACTTCTTATCGTATGTGTAGCATATGCTTTATGCTGGGTTACATACGTACAGTGGCAAGGGGCAATTGCAACACATATGCAAGAATTAAACATTAGCCTTCGTCACTACAGTTTATTATGGACGATAAACGGAGCGATGATTGTTTGTGCGCAGCCGCTAGTTAGTATGTTAATTCGCTGGATGAAGCGTTCGTTAAAACAACAAATTATGATTGGGATCTTCATTTTTGCGGCGTCATTCGTTGTGTTAAGTCAAGCGCAGCAATTTACGATGTTCCTTGTGGCAATGGTTACATTAACAATTGGTGAATTATTCGTATGGCCAGCAGTGCCGACAATTGCAAATATACTTGCGCCAAAAGATAAACTTGGTTTTTATCAAGGCGTTGTAAATAGTGCGGCGACTGTAGGGAAAATGTTCGGGCCAGTCGTTGGCGGAGCAATTGTTGATTTATACAATATGGAAGTATTGTTTATAGCAATCATGGTAATGCTTGTAGTAGCGCTTATAGCAACGAGCATTTATGATAAACGAGTAAAAGTAGAAGAAACAGTTGAAGAAAAAGTTGCAGTTTAG
- a CDS encoding cation:proton antiporter, with protein MDTLIFEVGTALVLVAFAAILAAKLKFSIIPFLIILGMLVGPHAPDLGLIDLRFIESGEVISFLGRVGVIFLLFYLGLEFSIKKLIKSGKSIAFGGTVHISLNFILGLLYGYVMGFPLLETLIIAGIITISSSAIVAKVIVDLRRSGNKETELILGIIMFDDIFLAVYLSVVSGLVLGGATSFVGALTSVLIAVGYMLLFFVIARKATPFLNKVLDISSNEIFIIVIFAILFFVAGFSETIHVAEAIGALLLGLVFSETEHSDRIEKLVVPFRDFFGAIFFFSFGLSIDPFSLGGAVWLALGAVFITLIGNFTAGMIAGRKAGLSHKASTNIGLTLVSRGEFSIIVANIGIAGGLLATIKPFSALYVLILASLGPLLTKESGRIYSLLDKIFKWSAKERAKREKEVG; from the coding sequence ATGGATACTTTAATCTTTGAAGTTGGAACTGCGTTAGTATTAGTCGCTTTTGCAGCTATCCTCGCTGCGAAGTTAAAGTTCTCGATTATTCCGTTTCTCATTATACTCGGTATGTTAGTGGGGCCTCATGCCCCAGATTTAGGACTTATCGATTTAAGATTTATTGAAAGCGGAGAAGTTATTTCCTTCCTCGGACGTGTTGGCGTCATATTCCTCCTATTCTATTTAGGCTTAGAATTCTCAATAAAAAAATTAATTAAATCAGGAAAATCAATTGCTTTCGGGGGGACTGTCCACATATCACTTAATTTCATATTAGGTTTGCTTTATGGATATGTGATGGGCTTCCCCTTACTAGAAACGTTAATTATTGCTGGAATCATTACGATTTCATCAAGTGCAATTGTTGCAAAAGTCATTGTTGATTTAAGAAGATCTGGTAATAAAGAGACTGAATTAATATTAGGAATCATTATGTTTGATGATATTTTTTTAGCTGTATATTTATCAGTCGTTTCAGGTTTAGTACTTGGTGGGGCAACATCATTTGTAGGTGCTCTTACATCGGTGCTAATCGCAGTAGGGTATATGCTACTATTCTTTGTAATCGCTAGAAAAGCTACGCCGTTTTTAAATAAAGTATTAGATATTTCGTCTAACGAAATTTTCATTATCGTAATATTTGCTATTTTATTCTTCGTAGCAGGATTTTCAGAAACGATTCACGTTGCTGAGGCGATTGGAGCGTTATTATTAGGACTCGTCTTTTCTGAAACGGAGCATAGTGATCGAATTGAGAAGCTCGTCGTCCCATTCCGTGATTTCTTTGGAGCCATATTCTTTTTCAGCTTCGGTTTAAGTATAGATCCATTTTCGCTTGGAGGAGCAGTGTGGTTGGCATTAGGAGCAGTTTTCATTACTCTAATCGGTAATTTTACTGCTGGAATGATTGCGGGACGTAAAGCCGGGTTATCCCATAAGGCTTCTACGAATATCGGTTTAACACTCGTATCACGCGGAGAGTTCTCCATAATTGTTGCGAATATTGGAATTGCAGGCGGCTTACTGGCAACAATCAAACCGTTCTCGGCTTTATATGTTTTAATATTGGCATCGTTAGGACCTTTGTTAACGAAAGAGTCTGGGAGAATATACTCTCTATTAGATAAGATATTTAAATGGAGTGCTAAAGAACGTGCAAAGCGAGAAAAAGAAGTTGGTTAG
- a CDS encoding cation:proton antiporter regulatory subunit, with translation MNIRESELPGIGCKFEVITKGNEKMVIVIHDDGRREMYHFDADHDESISSISLRDSEARQIAAILGGMVYRPQALDTIEMAFEGLSIEWFKVENNAPVVQKTIGSLHVRKTYNVTIIAILKKNMKKFFNPGPDSIIEAGDMLVLSGERHEVKRIINELLSAGGDS, from the coding sequence ATGAATATTCGAGAGAGTGAATTACCGGGCATTGGATGTAAATTTGAAGTAATTACAAAAGGTAATGAAAAAATGGTTATCGTTATTCATGATGATGGCCGAAGAGAAATGTATCATTTTGATGCGGATCATGATGAGAGTATTTCAAGCATTTCTCTTCGTGATTCTGAAGCGAGACAAATTGCGGCTATATTAGGCGGAATGGTATATAGACCACAAGCATTAGACACAATTGAGATGGCTTTTGAAGGATTATCAATTGAATGGTTTAAGGTGGAAAATAACGCACCAGTCGTACAAAAAACAATTGGTAGCTTACATGTACGAAAAACGTATAATGTAACGATTATTGCTATTTTAAAAAAGAATATGAAGAAATTCTTTAATCCAGGTCCAGACTCTATTATTGAAGCTGGCGATATGCTCGTGTTATCGGGTGAAAGACATGAAGTGAAAAGAATTATTAATGAATTGCTTTCAGCAGGAGGTGATTCATAA
- a CDS encoding tyrosine-type recombinase/integrase, translating to MEVVEALKDISQIEAMKKYLKEHSQRDYLLFVIGINTGLKITELLSMKFEEVLNEDGTVKEFYSLPVKDEKFKQDIYLNTKVKEALLEYVQSINVKRENYVFQSNKTANSITRQQAYRVIHNAAEAVGVVGKIGTNSMRKTFGFHAYKRGIAIALLQKHFHHATPSETLKYLGISKDEEFKTEIDVDL from the coding sequence ATGGAAGTTGTAGAGGCATTAAAAGATATAAGCCAAATTGAGGCTATGAAAAAGTATTTAAAAGAGCACTCGCAGCGAGATTATCTTTTATTTGTTATTGGAATTAACACAGGATTAAAAATTACTGAGCTACTTAGCATGAAATTTGAAGAGGTATTAAATGAAGATGGAACTGTTAAAGAGTTTTATTCTCTTCCTGTGAAGGATGAAAAGTTTAAACAAGATATTTATTTAAATACAAAAGTAAAAGAAGCACTTTTAGAGTACGTACAATCTATTAATGTGAAAAGAGAAAACTACGTATTTCAATCTAATAAAACGGCAAATTCAATTACGCGTCAACAAGCGTATCGTGTAATTCATAATGCTGCTGAAGCAGTTGGGGTTGTTGGTAAAATCGGAACGAACTCAATGAGAAAAACATTTGGATTTCATGCGTACAAAAGAGGGATAGCGATTGCGCTATTGCAAAAACATTTTCATCACGCGACACCTTCAGAGACATTAAAGTATTTGGGAATCTCAAAAGATGAAGAATTTAAAACAGAGATTGATGTAGATTTGTAA